One part of the Methanomethylovorans hollandica DSM 15978 genome encodes these proteins:
- a CDS encoding helicase-related protein, whose product MLQTTLIEFLDQISSNPILPKSDLIPEPITEEIKSILRTISPDDPNYRIFEMQESRTLTREYALHKYKPLGLTVKLEGSRGLPDMHKKRELNKGQFFTPAVVVKALTESMGLDRAKNLTIMDNSMGIGSMFQFIPNNNRLYGIELDNNAFSIAKYIWPNDTIINDNLINHTSFKHGAIPENDRYLLTSKERTMVDAFIINPPFSLQIEKKNIPLINANWGKLGPRSSIESHIAALEIALESSRTVVGAILPTSFFTNSSTYSFEKWASIQHKKLLRIDLPSEAFKEYGTEWNCSLVVYIPYDYWYNKLETMHLTVETMEQLPEKIEIWKNSEGYKKLLEKIDTANEYPLYDLDLQPHAEIESISVPSKPTLSLEYAKKIRISVNANSSGLVFSAKDMLSALKLQEAIDSYGKKYNRGNQTNFSIWQWNCRRMNIVNDGLDTIMQMKEHLERKGLDVVFDDQVFNWYKKITQRKELEMTPFEKAVYDEDKGIWINKYSENGIRTKYAAKYEELHKKLDKLGIDWLWPYQKDDVIRMCMKSGVMYTGDMGVGKTRCIIASIILSGHEHALIVVESRNIKEFLTEFNNLGIKNVNVIDSRKELDNLKQFNIISYNKLWTKIDGLKKPYIKVLKKKIKFVAFDEAHNLKAADSNRSLAARQMFGRCKRIIEATGTIINNYPRNIFSLLVAAWGDGTELNPYGYRYPVDEGYQFTSGTRKFNETFIKTTWVSEQFAQTLDKGMRSMEVPMVKDINEWYKMLAPKMIRRVTNEPEVKPYMKCPTPVFHNHLIKPDTDHLLYYKKWLENYAKWFREQLEIMKYDSSHNISNAIVISHLTKLQFASTIPQSSKTDIPGFEWNHDSTQKQIKTIELIRNAINNGEKIIVFSERPEFLSYMHRILNQEQINSILFTGEISIDKRITDKEKFQTSPDINVMLATTTCGETALNIPEASTVIVVDVNWTPSKTRQAYSRILRPQQKKEPNIHFVLLEGTIDEYMKQLCDLKANGIDQAIDEKKVSEFNPDNWLSYKDFSYKMLTEEGLL is encoded by the coding sequence TTGTTACAAACTACATTAATCGAATTTCTCGATCAGATCAGTTCAAACCCTATTCTCCCAAAGTCCGATCTTATTCCAGAACCAATAACTGAAGAAATAAAATCAATATTAAGAACAATTAGTCCAGACGATCCAAACTACAGGATCTTCGAGATGCAGGAATCCCGTACACTTACCAGGGAATATGCACTCCATAAGTATAAACCTCTTGGACTTACTGTTAAACTGGAAGGTTCCCGTGGGCTTCCTGACATGCATAAGAAAAGGGAGCTTAACAAAGGCCAGTTCTTTACTCCTGCAGTTGTTGTAAAGGCTCTTACTGAATCTATGGGACTTGATAGAGCAAAGAATCTTACTATCATGGACAATTCCATGGGAATAGGATCCATGTTCCAGTTCATACCAAATAACAATAGATTATATGGAATTGAACTCGATAATAACGCATTTTCAATTGCTAAATACATCTGGCCAAATGATACAATAATCAATGATAACCTTATCAATCATACATCTTTTAAGCATGGAGCAATTCCAGAAAACGACAGATACCTGCTAACATCAAAAGAAAGAACAATGGTTGATGCTTTCATAATCAATCCCCCTTTCTCACTACAAATAGAAAAGAAAAATATCCCATTAATAAACGCAAATTGGGGGAAACTTGGTCCGAGATCGTCAATTGAATCTCATATTGCAGCTCTTGAAATTGCTCTTGAATCATCAAGAACAGTAGTTGGAGCAATTCTTCCAACATCTTTCTTTACAAATTCAAGTACATATTCATTTGAAAAATGGGCATCTATCCAGCACAAAAAATTGCTTAGAATCGATCTACCCTCTGAAGCATTCAAAGAATACGGAACAGAATGGAATTGTTCTCTTGTAGTCTATATTCCATACGACTACTGGTACAACAAACTAGAAACAATGCATCTCACCGTAGAAACAATGGAACAGCTCCCGGAAAAAATCGAGATATGGAAAAACTCCGAGGGATACAAAAAATTACTGGAAAAAATAGATACTGCAAATGAATATCCATTATATGATCTCGATCTTCAACCACATGCAGAAATAGAGTCAATATCTGTACCTTCCAAACCAACTTTATCACTTGAATATGCAAAAAAAATTCGTATATCTGTCAATGCAAATAGCTCTGGACTAGTTTTCTCTGCAAAAGACATGCTGTCAGCATTAAAACTGCAGGAAGCCATTGATTCATACGGAAAGAAATACAATCGCGGAAACCAAACAAATTTCTCGATATGGCAATGGAACTGCAGGAGAATGAACATTGTTAACGATGGTCTGGATACCATAATGCAGATGAAAGAACATCTTGAAAGAAAGGGATTGGATGTTGTTTTCGATGATCAGGTATTCAACTGGTACAAGAAAATTACTCAAAGAAAAGAACTCGAAATGACTCCTTTTGAAAAAGCGGTATATGATGAAGATAAAGGAATCTGGATTAACAAATACTCTGAAAATGGTATCAGAACCAAATATGCTGCAAAGTATGAAGAGCTTCACAAGAAACTCGATAAGCTTGGTATCGATTGGTTGTGGCCATATCAAAAAGACGATGTTATCAGAATGTGCATGAAATCCGGTGTAATGTATACAGGTGATATGGGTGTTGGAAAAACCCGATGTATAATTGCATCAATTATATTATCTGGACATGAACATGCTCTGATAGTTGTAGAATCAAGAAACATCAAAGAATTCCTCACCGAATTTAATAACTTAGGAATTAAAAACGTAAACGTAATCGATTCCAGAAAAGAATTAGATAACCTAAAACAATTCAATATTATCTCATATAATAAATTATGGACAAAAATCGACGGACTGAAAAAACCGTATATTAAAGTCCTGAAGAAAAAGATCAAATTCGTGGCATTTGACGAAGCACATAATCTCAAAGCAGCCGATTCAAATCGCTCTCTTGCAGCCAGACAAATGTTCGGAAGATGCAAGAGAATTATAGAAGCCACTGGAACGATAATTAATAATTATCCCAGAAACATTTTCTCGTTGCTGGTAGCAGCATGGGGCGATGGCACAGAACTTAATCCATACGGATATCGTTACCCTGTCGATGAAGGCTATCAATTTACTTCAGGAACTCGCAAATTTAATGAAACGTTCATCAAGACTACATGGGTATCTGAACAGTTTGCTCAAACACTCGACAAAGGCATGAGGTCCATGGAAGTACCAATGGTCAAAGATATTAATGAATGGTATAAAATGCTTGCACCAAAGATGATCCGCAGGGTAACAAACGAACCAGAAGTCAAACCATACATGAAATGTCCAACACCTGTATTTCATAACCACTTGATAAAACCAGATACTGACCACTTGTTATACTACAAAAAATGGCTGGAAAACTATGCAAAATGGTTCAGAGAACAGCTTGAAATAATGAAATATGATTCAAGCCATAACATTAGCAATGCTATTGTAATTTCTCATCTCACTAAACTCCAGTTTGCATCTACAATTCCACAAAGCAGTAAAACTGATATTCCAGGATTTGAATGGAATCATGATTCAACCCAAAAGCAAATAAAAACAATTGAACTGATTAGGAATGCTATTAATAACGGAGAAAAAATAATCGTATTCTCTGAAAGACCAGAATTCCTTAGTTACATGCACCGGATATTAAATCAGGAACAAATAAATTCAATTCTCTTCACTGGAGAAATATCAATTGACAAGAGAATAACAGACAAGGAAAAATTCCAGACATCTCCTGATATTAATGTAATGCTTGCAACTACAACATGTGGAGAAACTGCACTTAACATCCCGGAAGCGTCTACTGTAATCGTTGTCGATGTTAACTGGACTCCATCAAAAACAAGACAAGCATACTCAAGGATACTGAGACCTCAACAAAAGAAAGAGCCTAATATCCATTTTGTCCTTTTAGAAGGAACAATAGATGAATACATGAAACAATTATGTGATCTAAAGGCCAACGGAATCGATCAGGCAATAGATGAAAAAAAAGTAAGCGAATTCAATCCGGATAATTGGCTTTCTTATAAGGATTTCAGTTATAAGATGCTTACAGAAGAAGGTTTACTATAA
- a CDS encoding HEAT repeat domain-containing protein produces MVVDQEEIHRLSLSKDVNDRLIAFRLFRDHFESLPDKSSAWIDLYRLTQDKNSIVKNNAPNALGYAFEHVPDKFVAWTDLHHLTRNDDKDVRKNAASTLGYAFKHIPLEFKSAAWNDLHKLTKNKHWMVRMNAALGLGYSFEYIPEEFKSAAWLDLQRLTNDKDLDVRQYAVNALGYAFEYIPDKSIAWSNLQTLTSNDNLYLRSRATSALGHAFKYVPNRSVAWFELHRLVCDDNSYVRSVAASSLGYVFKYIPEELKSEACSDLHKLTYDEELNVRSNAASVIGSAFSYIPEEYKSTMWFDLHRLTNDKYSDAKMYANHSLGKICIYKASKSEIEYESRTLFEEAIRYFETATNERSYSNPAKFCNHFYRSFDVVLFKKNNSKNNIEKYITAAKKEIEGSKSKENLIKAIEQLAEALEMAHHAHESGNDWQETLKHCSDICNRADQLMLENKDNIPAIFDIYEKNKPSFRKNIKELIDEVKEKAEITCKETQGTPAEGVACSINKEIQKWKIESQEDIEKSFYNLIDMMKIMIPDIPKNQLLLSKVNSMENYTKPEDVFEALGMIFPLIKNMSLSEDINYIKSTVDEIKVDVKQVDTKIDNLSINVEQVTKQIMEQPNSQEYLDLIQQRLENIQDKIPEMKDEIKDVLDELYSPLGIERKLKISIPLIPLFMSYEAQVTPSKFVVDRIFEFKQLYSKLII; encoded by the coding sequence ATGGTGGTAGATCAGGAAGAAATCCATAGGTTGAGTTTGAGTAAAGATGTAAATGATAGACTTATAGCTTTTAGATTATTTAGGGATCACTTTGAATCATTACCCGACAAGTCATCCGCATGGATTGATTTGTATAGATTGACACAGGATAAGAATTCGATTGTAAAAAATAATGCTCCAAATGCTCTTGGTTATGCTTTCGAACATGTTCCTGACAAGTTTGTTGCATGGACTGATCTACATCATCTAACACGCAATGATGATAAGGATGTTAGAAAGAATGCTGCTTCTACCCTTGGTTATGCTTTTAAACACATTCCTTTGGAGTTCAAATCTGCTGCTTGGAATGACCTGCATAAGCTGACAAAAAATAAGCATTGGATGGTTAGAATGAATGCTGCTTTAGGTCTTGGTTATTCTTTTGAGTACATTCCTGAGGAGTTTAAGTCTGCTGCTTGGTTAGATTTACAAAGATTAACAAATGATAAAGATCTTGATGTTAGACAATATGCTGTTAATGCACTTGGTTATGCCTTTGAATATATTCCTGATAAGTCCATTGCTTGGTCTAATCTCCAGACACTAACAAGTAATGATAATTTGTATCTTAGAAGTCGGGCTACTTCTGCTCTTGGTCATGCATTTAAGTATGTTCCAAATAGGTCTGTTGCATGGTTCGAATTGCATAGGCTAGTATGTGATGATAATTCATATGTTAGAAGCGTTGCTGCTAGTAGCCTTGGTTATGTTTTTAAGTACATTCCTGAAGAATTAAAGTCCGAAGCTTGTTCTGATTTACATAAACTAACATATGATGAAGAATTAAACGTTAGAAGTAATGCCGCTTCGGTTATTGGTTCTGCTTTTTCTTATATTCCTGAAGAATACAAGTCTACAATGTGGTTTGATTTACATAGACTAACAAATGATAAATATTCAGATGCGAAAATGTATGCAAATCATTCCCTGGGTAAGATATGTATTTATAAAGCATCTAAATCAGAAATCGAATATGAGTCACGTACTTTGTTTGAAGAAGCGATTCGATATTTTGAAACTGCTACAAATGAACGTAGTTATTCAAATCCTGCAAAGTTTTGTAATCATTTCTATCGTTCTTTTGATGTAGTTTTGTTTAAAAAAAATAACTCAAAGAACAATATTGAGAAATATATTACAGCTGCAAAAAAGGAAATTGAAGGATCTAAAAGTAAAGAAAATCTCATCAAAGCAATTGAACAGTTAGCTGAGGCTCTTGAAATGGCACACCATGCTCATGAATCTGGTAATGATTGGCAAGAAACACTAAAACATTGCTCAGATATCTGTAATCGTGCTGACCAATTAATGTTAGAGAACAAAGATAATATACCTGCTATATTCGACATATACGAGAAAAACAAACCATCCTTTAGGAAAAACATCAAAGAACTCATAGATGAAGTCAAAGAGAAAGCAGAGATAACCTGCAAGGAAACACAAGGTACTCCTGCTGAAGGTGTTGCTTGTTCTATTAACAAGGAAATACAAAAATGGAAAATTGAAAGTCAGGAAGATATCGAAAAGAGTTTCTATAATCTAATCGATATGATGAAGATTATGATACCTGACATCCCTAAAAATCAGTTACTACTCTCAAAAGTTAATTCTATGGAAAATTATACAAAACCAGAGGATGTGTTTGAAGCTCTAGGTATGATATTTCCATTGATCAAAAACATGAGTCTATCTGAAGATATAAACTATATCAAATCAACAGTAGATGAAATAAAAGTTGATGTAAAACAAGTAGATACGAAAATCGATAATCTGAGTATTAATGTCGAGCAAGTGACGAAACAGATAATGGAACAGCCAAATTCACAAGAATATCTTGATCTGATCCAACAGAGATTAGAAAATATTCAAGATAAAATTCCTGAAATGAAGGATGAGATTAAAGATGTACTTGATGAATTGTATTCTCCTCTTGGAATAGAGAGAAAACTAAAAATTTCCATCCCATTAATTCCATTGTTCATGTCATATGAAGCTCAAGTAACTCCTTCTAAGTTTGTAGTTGATCGGATTTTTGAATTTAAGCAGCTTTACAGTAAATTAATAATATGA
- the nrdD gene encoding anaerobic ribonucleoside-triphosphate reductase, with the protein MQPKQQSLDGSLVVTMPQVRTTDGHFIEWNKEAIVNQLLKETVLCEKYYGITAITREEAQNIAKDVEKSILKMNLSVLSGPLIREIVNIKLLESGHPEWRKISTRVGTPVFDACEIDLGNGFEVNENANLQCNAETAHKKKADKISKEQYLLLFPQEITDMHLKGDIHIHDLEYFGTRPFCQDWDLRYFFYYGLMPDGNGTKASVAGPAMKAEVAILHAVKALGSAQTNFAGGQGFYNFLTFLAPYLEGKEYKEIEQLMQMFIYEMTQMMVARGGQLVFSSVQLSPGIPSIWKDIPAVYMGKVWNGLDSPLKRTYGEFEREVRLSFKALMNVMLQGDYWGKPFSFPKPEISIEPDFMQEDTLFNKTHPELPTYEELYTTAFELASKFGTPYFDNQLPEYRRSKGGISCYQCCAYQFSVNEEDDNEFEEKVLFKEGKHFSMGSWQVVSLNCPRAAYKANGNDNLLIAILKKQMDDAVKIFNIKKNWMNQVITAGRMPFITQRPKDPNTNKKGSIAVDLNALVYTIGVIGINEMVQVQCGCQLHESHIAMKLAIRVMTEMEMYAKELSVKHGMTIALARTPAETTCQRFAVSDLLNESYRKDAIRVIKGDIDTALRQRNMTRDLPVYYTNGTHVPPGANISIIDRIKAEHTFFPIVDGGNILHIWLGESSPDAKGLKEFAMNIAKNTQVGYFAFTKDLTICRNDSHVMPGLHNTCENCGSNNVEHLSRVTGYIQAVSGWNAAKKQELKDRQRYDPEHLRNKNTKSPEKKPSLQIQT; encoded by the coding sequence ATGCAACCTAAACAGCAATCATTAGATGGATCACTTGTAGTTACTATGCCTCAAGTCCGGACAACGGATGGCCACTTCATAGAATGGAACAAAGAAGCTATCGTGAACCAGCTCCTCAAAGAAACAGTCCTTTGTGAAAAGTACTATGGAATTACAGCAATCACAAGAGAAGAAGCACAAAATATAGCAAAGGACGTTGAGAAAAGTATTTTGAAAATGAATCTTTCTGTTCTCTCAGGCCCTCTCATTAGAGAAATTGTCAACATTAAGCTCCTTGAGTCAGGTCATCCTGAATGGAGAAAAATATCTACTCGTGTTGGAACTCCTGTATTTGATGCATGTGAAATCGATTTAGGTAACGGTTTTGAAGTAAATGAAAATGCCAATTTACAGTGTAATGCTGAAACAGCTCACAAGAAAAAAGCCGATAAGATCTCTAAGGAACAGTATCTTTTACTATTCCCTCAGGAAATCACTGATATGCACCTAAAAGGTGACATTCATATCCACGATCTTGAATACTTTGGAACCCGGCCATTCTGTCAGGATTGGGATCTGAGATATTTCTTCTACTATGGCTTGATGCCGGATGGAAACGGAACGAAAGCAAGTGTAGCAGGACCTGCAATGAAAGCAGAAGTTGCAATCCTTCATGCAGTAAAAGCACTTGGAAGCGCACAGACAAACTTTGCCGGAGGGCAGGGATTCTACAATTTCCTTACGTTCCTTGCTCCTTACCTGGAAGGCAAAGAATACAAGGAAATTGAACAGCTAATGCAAATGTTCATCTATGAAATGACACAGATGATGGTTGCTCGTGGAGGACAGCTGGTGTTCTCATCAGTTCAGCTTTCTCCGGGAATACCAAGTATATGGAAAGATATTCCAGCTGTATATATGGGAAAGGTCTGGAATGGTCTCGATAGCCCATTAAAACGTACATATGGTGAGTTTGAAAGAGAAGTAAGGTTATCCTTCAAAGCTCTAATGAATGTCATGCTACAGGGTGATTATTGGGGCAAGCCATTCAGTTTTCCAAAGCCTGAGATTTCTATAGAACCCGATTTTATGCAAGAAGACACATTATTCAACAAAACCCATCCAGAACTCCCCACATATGAAGAATTATACACGACTGCATTTGAACTTGCTTCAAAGTTCGGAACTCCTTACTTTGATAACCAGCTTCCTGAATACAGACGTTCAAAAGGCGGGATTTCTTGCTATCAATGTTGTGCTTATCAATTTTCCGTAAATGAAGAAGATGATAACGAATTTGAAGAAAAAGTACTATTCAAGGAGGGTAAGCATTTCTCAATGGGATCATGGCAGGTAGTATCACTCAATTGTCCAAGAGCAGCTTACAAAGCCAATGGTAATGATAATCTCCTGATAGCAATCCTCAAGAAACAGATGGATGATGCAGTCAAAATATTCAACATCAAGAAAAACTGGATGAACCAGGTAATAACTGCAGGTAGAATGCCATTCATTACTCAAAGACCAAAAGATCCCAATACAAATAAAAAGGGAAGCATTGCAGTCGATCTGAATGCATTGGTTTATACAATCGGTGTTATAGGAATCAACGAAATGGTTCAGGTCCAATGTGGGTGCCAGCTACATGAATCACACATTGCCATGAAACTTGCAATAAGGGTAATGACAGAAATGGAAATGTATGCAAAAGAACTGTCTGTAAAGCACGGTATGACAATTGCTCTTGCAAGAACACCTGCAGAAACAACATGTCAGAGATTTGCTGTATCCGACCTGCTGAACGAATCTTATAGAAAAGATGCAATCCGTGTCATCAAAGGAGATATTGATACAGCTCTCAGGCAAAGAAACATGACAAGAGATCTCCCTGTATACTACACAAACGGAACACATGTACCACCTGGAGCAAACATATCAATTATAGATAGAATCAAGGCGGAGCACACGTTCTTCCCAATAGTTGACGGAGGAAACATTCTCCATATATGGCTTGGAGAAAGCTCTCCGGATGCAAAAGGACTCAAAGAATTTGCTATGAACATTGCTAAGAACACGCAGGTCGGGTACTTTGCATTTACAAAGGATCTGACTATCTGCAGAAATGATTCTCACGTAATGCCAGGATTACACAATACTTGCGAGAATTGTGGATCCAATAATGTAGAACACCTTTCCAGAGTCACTGGTTATATTCAAGCAGTTAGCGGCTGGAATGCTGCAAAGAAACAGGAACTTAAAGACAGGCAAAGGTATGATCCTGAACATCTGAGGAATAAGAATACGAAATCACCAGAAAAGAAACCATCTCTGCAGATACAGACATAA